GGCTTAAATAACCATAATCATTTAATTTGTATCTAGTCTGAAGTCTAATAAATGATAATAAAAGCATTCCTGAAAATTCATCTTGAGTTTTCAAATCATTTACAGCCCCATTTATAGTTTGCTTTCCATAAATTATAGTAGAAAAATTTAAACCACCATTTACTAATAATTGAAAATTAGTCGAAATTGGATAATTATAACTTATACCATTTTGAACTCCAACATATTTAGAATCCCAGCTGTAGCTGCTTACAGAAGATCCAGCTATAGCATTATAATCATCCAATGTTAAACTAATAGCATACGATACTTTTGGATATTTCAAAGGAATTGAATATCCTATTTCATAAGTAGAACCTGTTCCAACTTGAAGTTTAGTGGTCATAGATTCACCCGATGTTTTAAAAATATATTTAGTGAAATTATTCCCAGTCAAAAAATATGCCTCTTGGGAAAATAACTGAAAAGACGTAATTAGAGTAGCAATCAGTAGATAGTTTTTCATCATTTTTTAATAATTTTAGTATAATAATTCAGGTTGGCAGTACTTAATCGTACCAGATATTCAGAAGAGGATAAAGTTGTCAAATCAATAGTTAGAATTGTACTATCCGCTTTTTTCTTTTGTTCATAAACCAAACGCCCCAATATGTCAAAAATGTAAACAGATATAACATCAGTAATGGGCTTTGAAAACTGAAAATTTACACTTGTTGTAAATGGATTTGGATAAGTAATAGTCTTGATATCCTCAACAGAATCAATTTTATTAGAAGCAATGTATTT
Above is a window of Flavobacterium sp. 123 DNA encoding:
- a CDS encoding T9SS type A sorting domain-containing protein is translated as MKYLILLFSITFHGQVLHHQMLSSQGQTTKAPNGLFVKQTVGQQSITGSSSNEKYVVIQGFQQSLWGKYIASNKIDSVEDIKTITYPNPFTTSVNFQFSKPITDVISVYIFDILGRLVYEQKKKADSTILTIDLTTLSSSEYLVRLSTANLNYYTKIIKK